Proteins encoded in a region of the Clostridium beijerinckii genome:
- a CDS encoding VOC family protein: protein MKIEHVAIWTKDIEKLRDFYVTYFEGVAGDKYTNHKKQFESYFIKFDSGARLEVMQMPTIPSNLNDTINQYIGLIHIAISVGSVEKVNNLTESLRNAGYEVVSEPRYTGDGYYESCILDPDGNRIEITE from the coding sequence ATGAAAATTGAACATGTGGCTATATGGACTAAGGATATAGAAAAATTAAGAGACTTTTATGTTACTTATTTTGAAGGAGTTGCTGGAGATAAATATACTAATCATAAAAAACAATTTGAATCATATTTTATTAAATTTGATTCAGGAGCAAGACTTGAAGTTATGCAGATGCCAACAATTCCTTCAAATTTAAATGATACTATTAATCAATATATTGGATTAATTCATATTGCCATTTCTGTTGGCAGTGTTGAAAAAGTTAATAATCTTACTGAGTCATTAAGAAATGCAGGTTATGAAGTAGTAAGTGAACCTCGCTATACTGGAGATGGATATTATGAAAGTTGTATTTTGGATCCAGATGGGAATAGAATAGAAATAACTGAGTAA
- a CDS encoding sugar O-acetyltransferase: MNQKERMLAGLPYKAWLDGLGEERMENKLKIHEYNLLRPDEMNRMEELIKDILGKTGDKVCIEQPFHCDYGKNIEVGNNFFANYNCTILDVGKVIIGENVLFAPNVSIYTAGHPIHPESRNSGYEYGIDVIIGDNVWVGGSVVINPGVKIGNNVVIGSGSVVTKDIPDNVIAVGNPCKVVREITEEDRKYYYKNNEFDVDDYNV; this comes from the coding sequence ATGAATCAAAAGGAAAGAATGCTAGCAGGATTACCATATAAAGCTTGGTTAGATGGACTTGGTGAAGAAAGAATGGAAAATAAGCTAAAAATACATGAATATAATTTACTTCGTCCAGATGAAATGAATAGAATGGAGGAACTTATTAAAGATATTCTAGGTAAGACTGGTGATAAAGTTTGCATAGAGCAGCCATTTCACTGTGATTATGGTAAAAATATTGAAGTGGGCAATAACTTTTTTGCTAATTATAACTGCACGATATTAGATGTAGGGAAGGTAATAATAGGTGAGAATGTTTTGTTTGCACCTAATGTATCAATTTATACTGCTGGGCATCCAATTCATCCAGAGTCAAGAAATTCGGGTTATGAGTATGGAATTGACGTTATAATTGGAGATAACGTGTGGGTAGGTGGAAGTGTTGTAATAAATCCAGGTGTTAAAATAGGGAATAATGTTGTAATTGGTTCTGGAAGTGTAGTGACTAAAGACATTCCAGATAATGTGATAGCAGTAGGAAATCCATGTAAGGTTGTACGCGAGATTACAGAAGAAGACCGCAAATATTATTATAAAAACAATGAGTTCGATGTTGATGATTACAACGTTTAA
- a CDS encoding MFS transporter gives MKIKRLNLDKANIVFIGLVIINICTSYLVSSTGIYAATAFREYGRIDLFNAMFVIEPLARSISLLMSGRAGEYFGRKQLYIWSVGAFALSVGISAAASNGTVFLIARGASGFFWGLFFANVFTMINDIVSEEEYPVRIGIMQTVYSLTLILGPVLCGIFTERWSWRISLAILFPLFIIGMIFVGFFMPRSKTKNRIIIKSSIKEYDKGENLHINGSNKKELFIVKLLKQKGYLTIILITFIATCISCSGNYIPLYAQTVLRANTTISAVVLAPCNIFVMILSSASGIYISKKGCTKAIFILMSGAILIGTLIYVLTLFISSYFVIILSTAIIGIGVGIHQVVPFAFAQRHLDDKLIAEGISFISFVQGIAGVIAGMIYSATMRNGIAFSLAFTVVYSVSLILIAIFKYKVPQGEE, from the coding sequence ATGAAAATCAAAAGACTAAACTTAGATAAAGCAAATATAGTATTTATTGGACTTGTTATAATAAATATATGTACATCCTACCTTGTTAGCAGCACAGGAATTTATGCGGCTACAGCTTTTCGTGAATATGGCAGGATAGATTTGTTTAATGCTATGTTTGTAATAGAACCACTAGCAAGAAGCATATCATTACTTATGTCTGGTAGAGCAGGAGAATATTTTGGACGTAAACAATTGTATATATGGAGTGTAGGCGCTTTTGCTTTAAGCGTTGGAATTAGTGCAGCAGCATCAAATGGAACTGTATTTCTTATTGCTAGAGGAGCTTCAGGTTTCTTTTGGGGACTATTTTTTGCAAATGTATTTACAATGATAAACGATATAGTATCTGAAGAAGAGTATCCAGTTAGGATTGGAATTATGCAGACAGTTTATTCATTGACGCTCATTTTGGGTCCAGTACTTTGTGGAATATTTACAGAGAGATGGAGTTGGAGGATATCCCTTGCTATACTGTTTCCTTTATTTATAATTGGAATGATATTTGTGGGATTTTTTATGCCAAGAAGTAAAACAAAAAATAGAATCATTATAAAAAGCAGCATAAAGGAATATGATAAAGGAGAAAATCTTCATATAAATGGAAGCAATAAAAAAGAATTATTTATTGTAAAATTACTAAAACAAAAGGGATATTTAACAATTATTTTAATTACTTTTATAGCTACATGCATTTCATGTAGTGGTAATTACATACCACTTTATGCACAGACAGTTTTAAGAGCAAACACTACTATTAGTGCTGTTGTTCTTGCTCCTTGCAATATATTTGTTATGATATTATCGAGTGCCTCTGGCATATATATTTCAAAGAAAGGTTGTACAAAGGCAATTTTTATACTGATGTCAGGCGCTATTTTGATAGGAACACTTATTTATGTATTAACATTGTTTATATCAAGTTACTTTGTGATCATATTATCTACTGCAATTATTGGTATTGGAGTTGGAATACATCAAGTTGTTCCATTTGCGTTTGCACAGAGGCATTTAGATGATAAACTAATTGCAGAAGGAATATCATTTATTAGCTTTGTACAAGGCATTGCAGGAGTTATTGCAGGAATGATATATTCAGCAACAATGAGAAATGGAATAGCATTTTCATTGGCATTTACAGTTGTGTATAGTGTTTCTTTAATATTAATTGCTATATTTAAATACAAAGTACCTCAAGGTGAAGAATAA
- a CDS encoding AraC family transcriptional regulator yields the protein MLKMTLLNDNSEVVSYNFADFPIRAKKSLLSDYPAMAASNHWHTDWEFILLLNGKMSYSVNGKSYELQEGQAIFINSEQMHYGYSADGSDCNFICILFPPSLISSITRIKETYILPVCEDTSNPFFIFHPEITWQRNLIEILKNIYELCNEQKDGFELYVMSLFNTICFSLYNNIKDSISIQETANDKKLEAMHNMTGYIQKNYQKRITLNEIAAAGNVCRSSCCDIFKLILNKTPVSYLTEYRLEKSIELLKISSLSVTEIALQCGFTGSSYFTEIFHKTIGCTPSEYRKKKFNIL from the coding sequence ATGTTAAAGATGACACTATTAAATGATAACTCAGAAGTTGTATCTTATAACTTCGCGGATTTTCCTATTCGTGCAAAAAAGTCTTTGCTTTCAGACTATCCAGCTATGGCTGCTTCTAACCATTGGCATACTGACTGGGAATTCATCTTACTTTTAAATGGTAAAATGTCTTATTCTGTAAATGGTAAGAGCTATGAATTACAAGAAGGGCAGGCAATTTTTATAAATTCTGAGCAGATGCATTATGGATATTCTGCTGATGGTTCTGATTGTAATTTTATATGTATTTTGTTTCCCCCATCCCTTATTTCTAGCATTACAAGAATCAAGGAAACTTATATACTGCCAGTATGTGAAGACACATCCAATCCATTTTTTATATTTCATCCCGAAATCACTTGGCAAAGAAACTTGATTGAAATTTTGAAAAACATTTATGAATTATGTAATGAACAAAAAGATGGATTTGAATTATATGTAATGAGCCTTTTTAATACAATATGTTTTAGCCTTTATAACAATATAAAAGATAGCATTTCCATTCAAGAAACAGCTAATGATAAAAAACTTGAAGCTATGCATAATATGACAGGATATATACAGAAAAATTATCAAAAAAGAATCACTTTAAATGAGATTGCTGCTGCTGGAAATGTATGTCGTAGTAGCTGTTGTGATATTTTTAAGCTCATTTTGAATAAGACTCCTGTTTCCTATTTAACAGAATATCGTCTAGAAAAGAGTATTGAACTCCTAAAGATTTCTTCCCTTTCAGTTACTGAAATAGCACTTCAATGTGGATTTACAGGCTCAAGCTATTTTACGGAAATATTTCATAAAACAATAGGGTGTACTCCTTCAGAATACAGAAAAAAGAAATTTAATATTTTATGA
- a CDS encoding YhcH/YjgK/YiaL family protein, with amino-acid sequence MIFGDLNHLEIEKNIYPAAIVKALEFLKNTNFSALENGTYEIQGNEIFAKVFETETALLDERKPETHGKFIDIQYSLEGKEIIGFARKTGEQKVSDNLLEKDDNVFYENDIKDEIYLKMNPGTFAIFFPYDVHRPACNYEKNEKIRKVVIKVSVNCV; translated from the coding sequence ATGATATTTGGAGATTTGAATCATTTAGAAATTGAAAAGAATATATATCCAGCAGCAATAGTTAAAGCTCTTGAGTTTTTAAAAAATACTAATTTTAGTGCATTAGAAAATGGAACCTATGAAATTCAAGGAAACGAAATTTTTGCAAAGGTATTTGAAACAGAAACTGCGCTTTTGGATGAAAGAAAGCCAGAAACGCATGGTAAATTTATAGATATACAATATTCTCTTGAGGGCAAAGAGATTATTGGGTTTGCTAGAAAGACAGGAGAGCAGAAAGTTAGTGACAATCTATTAGAGAAAGATGATAATGTCTTTTATGAAAATGATATTAAAGATGAAATCTATTTAAAAATGAATCCTGGTACTTTTGCTATATTTTTTCCTTATGATGTCCATAGACCTGCATGTAATTATGAAAAAAATGAAAAGATAAGAAAAGTAGTAATCAAAGTATCGGTAAATTGTGTGTAG